The Phocoena phocoena chromosome 4, mPhoPho1.1, whole genome shotgun sequence genome contains a region encoding:
- the NDUFB4 gene encoding NADH dehydrogenase [ubiquinone] 1 beta subcomplex subunit 4: MSFPKHKTSRLATLPTTLNPAEYDISPETRKAQAERLAIRSRLKREYLLQYNDPSRHGVIEDPALIRWTYARSANIYPNFRPTPKTSLLGALFGIGPLLFWYYVFKTDRDRKEKLIREGKLDRTFNISY, from the exons ATGTCGTTCCCCAAGCACAAGACGTCGCGCCTGGCGACCCTGCCCACTACTCTCAACCCAGCTGAATACGACATATCTCCGGAAACTCGGAAGGCACAAGCCGAGCGTTTGGCCATAAGATCCCGGCTTAAACGGGAGTACCTGCTTCAGTACAACGACCCCAGCCGTCATGGGGTTATC gaAGATCCTGCCTTGATTCGTTGGACCTATGCAAGATCAGCAAATATCTATCCCAATTTCAGACCCACTCCCAAGACCTCACTTTTAGGAGCTCTGTTTGGAATTGGGCCCCTCCTCTTCTGGTATTATGTTTTCAAAACCGACAGA GATAGGAAAGAAAAACTTATCCGGGAAGGAAAATTGGATCGAACATTTAACATCTCATATTAA